A DNA window from Ignavibacteriales bacterium contains the following coding sequences:
- a CDS encoding glycosyltransferase family 2 protein — MKVSGFTFVRDAEKYGYPAVESILSMLPICDEVVVVVGYSSDNTLQIIHEIDSDKIRIVETIWDESLRIGGKILAQQTDIALSHCNYDWCFYLQADEVLHEKFYQPLRSSMEENLNNHRVEGLLFDYVHFYGSYWTIGTGRQWYRKEIRVVRNKIGVRSFRDAQGFRLNGNKLHVKHSGAQIFHYGWAKPQDQMTAKQKNLDRFWHRDEEIEEKYASAEFQIFGNLEEIALFKDTHPAVMRSRVGDCDSNIIKIVENRKKRKTFFKWLEEDILHTRIGEYKNYKLV, encoded by the coding sequence ATGAAAGTCAGCGGTTTCACCTTTGTTCGGGATGCCGAAAAATATGGCTACCCGGCAGTCGAATCCATACTATCTATGCTTCCGATTTGCGACGAGGTTGTTGTTGTGGTCGGATATTCTTCCGATAATACTCTCCAAATCATACACGAAATTGATTCGGATAAAATTCGAATTGTCGAAACCATTTGGGATGAATCACTTCGCATCGGTGGTAAAATCCTTGCTCAACAAACCGATATCGCTTTGAGTCACTGCAACTATGATTGGTGCTTCTATCTTCAGGCAGATGAAGTATTGCACGAAAAATTTTATCAACCGTTACGCTCATCGATGGAAGAGAACCTCAACAACCATCGTGTTGAAGGATTGCTTTTTGATTACGTTCATTTTTATGGAAGTTATTGGACTATAGGAACGGGAAGGCAGTGGTATCGAAAAGAAATTAGAGTTGTGCGTAATAAAATCGGCGTTCGATCGTTCAGAGATGCGCAAGGTTTCCGTCTGAACGGGAATAAACTTCATGTTAAACATTCCGGAGCGCAGATTTTTCATTATGGATGGGCTAAACCGCAAGATCAAATGACTGCCAAACAAAAAAACCTCGATAGGTTTTGGCACCGTGACGAAGAAATAGAAGAAAAATATGCGAGTGCCGAATTTCAGATATTCGGAAATCTTGAAGAGATTGCGCTCTTTAAAGATACACACCCTGCAGTTATGCGATCGCGGGTTGGCGATTGCGATTCAAATATTATCAAAATTGTTGAAAACAGGAAGAAACGTAAAACATTTTTCAAATGGCTCGAAGAGGATATTCTCCACACGAGAATCGGTGAGTATAAAAATTATAAATTGGTATGA
- a CDS encoding sulfatase-like hydrolase/transferase, with amino-acid sequence MLKQKPAKTGKTSKLSQGFYFFRLIKQLTIILFLFFAARLLFYIFNRQSFSDCATLDLFIGFLYGIRFDISAILYFNILFILILLVPHPYREKKGYRIISSFIFYFFNGIALLLTVIDFEYFKFAKKRMTFDLISMKSDLNSLVPEYLKDYWYLALILVSFLVISWYISKKMISKTSPPKINYFIQSIILIFTIGLFLIGVRGGFQLKPLKVLDASLYGTPKTVPLILNSPFTFIQSYGRKRLTEIRYMSNEIAEKRFPIYHRVNSEYQMKKMNVVIIIVESLSREFMSCYGAEKSYTPFLDSLATHSLVCKNSFANGTRSMEAIPAVIASIPHLMTDSYIYSAYQGNRINSIGSLLDEKEYETAFFHGGTNGTMGFDSFVKMGGIKKYFGRSEYGDEKDFDGLWGIYDEEFLQFTAQTLEKMKKPFCSTIFTLSSHEPISIPQKYKDKFERGKLPIERGIEYVDFAIGKFFHSVSKMEWYQNTLFVITGDHTPGRTQHQWFQSSIGMFEVPIMFFAPNNKLKGMNNKLTSHVDIMPSILDYLSYGGDYVSFGRSIFDSSYDGSNLNLVSESYQLLKNDYALLSDGEKVISFEKYSNEKKISQNHLGSDPAVEKKMLENLRASLQIYRNAMIHDRLTTNSYHNYTSP; translated from the coding sequence ATGCTGAAACAGAAACCTGCTAAAACTGGCAAAACCTCTAAACTATCGCAGGGGTTTTATTTTTTTCGATTGATCAAACAATTGACAATCATCCTTTTTCTTTTTTTCGCCGCCCGTTTATTATTTTACATATTCAACCGTCAATCATTTTCTGATTGCGCCACACTCGACCTTTTTATTGGATTTTTGTACGGTATCCGATTTGATATTTCTGCAATTCTCTACTTTAATATTTTATTTATTTTGATACTTCTCGTACCGCATCCATACAGGGAGAAAAAAGGTTATCGTATTATATCATCTTTTATTTTTTATTTTTTTAATGGGATCGCGTTATTGTTGACAGTCATTGATTTCGAATATTTTAAATTCGCAAAGAAAAGAATGACTTTTGATCTGATTTCGATGAAGAGTGATTTGAACTCATTGGTTCCGGAATATCTAAAAGATTATTGGTACCTCGCATTAATTCTGGTTAGCTTCCTCGTCATTAGCTGGTACATTTCAAAGAAGATGATATCTAAAACATCTCCGCCAAAAATAAATTATTTCATTCAATCGATCATATTAATATTTACTATCGGTCTTTTCTTAATAGGTGTGCGTGGAGGGTTTCAATTAAAACCGTTGAAAGTGTTAGATGCATCTTTATATGGAACTCCTAAAACCGTTCCGTTGATTTTAAATTCCCCTTTTACTTTTATTCAGTCGTATGGAAGGAAACGTCTAACCGAAATAAGATATATGTCGAATGAAATTGCTGAAAAACGATTTCCGATTTATCATCGGGTGAATAGTGAATACCAGATGAAAAAAATGAATGTCGTTATTATCATTGTGGAGAGCTTATCGCGTGAATTTATGTCATGTTACGGTGCTGAGAAAAGTTACACGCCATTTCTTGATTCTCTGGCAACACATTCGCTTGTCTGTAAAAATTCATTTGCCAATGGTACTCGGTCTATGGAAGCTATTCCCGCTGTAATTGCCAGCATTCCACATTTGATGACCGATTCATATATTTATTCCGCATATCAAGGAAATCGGATTAACAGCATTGGGAGTTTGCTTGATGAAAAAGAATATGAAACCGCCTTTTTCCATGGTGGAACTAACGGTACAATGGGCTTCGATAGTTTTGTAAAAATGGGTGGTATAAAAAAATATTTCGGTCGAAGCGAATATGGCGATGAAAAAGATTTCGACGGTTTGTGGGGAATATATGATGAAGAATTTCTTCAGTTCACTGCGCAAACTTTGGAAAAAATGAAAAAACCGTTTTGCTCAACAATCTTCACTCTTTCATCTCACGAACCGATAAGTATACCACAAAAGTATAAGGATAAGTTTGAAAGGGGAAAACTCCCTATCGAGAGAGGTATAGAATATGTCGATTTTGCGATTGGAAAATTTTTTCATTCTGTGTCTAAGATGGAGTGGTATCAAAATACATTATTCGTTATCACCGGTGATCATACACCGGGCAGAACCCAACACCAGTGGTTTCAATCTTCTATCGGAATGTTCGAAGTCCCGATCATGTTTTTTGCGCCGAATAATAAACTGAAAGGGATGAACAACAAATTGACATCCCATGTGGATATAATGCCATCTATTCTCGATTACCTTTCATACGGCGGTGACTATGTTTCATTCGGCAGAAGTATTTTTGATTCCTCTTATGACGGTTCGAACTTGAATCTTGTAAGCGAGAGTTATCAATTGTTGAAAAATGATTATGCGCTTTTGTCGGATGGTGAAAAAGTAATCAGTTTTGAAAAATATTCCAATGAGAAAAAAATATCTCAAAACCATCTTGGCTCAGATCCGGCGGTGGAAAAGAAAATGCTTGAAAATCTAAGAGCTAGTTTGCAAATTTACCGGAATGCGATGATTCATGATAGATTAACTACCAATTCTTACCATAATTACACTAGCCCCTGA
- a CDS encoding ABC transporter ATP-binding protein: protein MKQYFRILSYLKEFWKPLTLATVSNILFVIFSTLSVGSVMPFIDILFSSPSPNRQSEIAFNLFKLREYISYQLNQLVLSYDRLDLLLGLCIAIVITFMLKNLFFYLQGYFMATVDQGITRRLRDKLYAHLHQLSMSFFNNERKGNLISTIVNDVRVVQESLSVGVNGAFRDPPQIIMFVLVLFFFDWSLTLFICVLLPVTGFLITRLGDMLKRESKAAQERMADVISVLSETLSNVRVVKAFRMEEFEINKFKNHTQKYFQTMRGIQRRKNLASPLTEFLGAITIAIILWFIGKNVVQGTTPMTPGALLLFVGIIVQMLPSLKSFGLVFNSVQEGSAAANRVLTVLDIKPNIYDKKDAATLSGFKNKIEFKNVSFQYETGDIVLKRINCEINAGETVAIVGPSGAGKSTLVDLIPRFYDVSDGSVTIDGMDVRSITMDSLRSLMGIVTQETILFNDTVRNNIAYGHQEVEFDKIVAAAKVANAHDFISSLPEGYDTVIGDRGVKISGGERQRISLARAILKNPPILILDEATSALDTENEILVQQAIERLMEGRTSIVIAHRLSTVQRADKIIVLEDGKIVEIGKHSELLAQSDSLYKKLHELQFQI, encoded by the coding sequence ATGAAACAATATTTTCGTATTTTATCGTACCTTAAAGAATTCTGGAAACCGTTAACCCTTGCAACGGTAAGCAATATTCTTTTCGTAATATTCAGCACGCTTTCAGTCGGTTCGGTCATGCCGTTTATCGACATTCTTTTCAGTTCACCATCACCAAACCGTCAATCGGAAATCGCGTTTAATCTTTTTAAACTTCGTGAATACATCTCATATCAACTCAATCAACTCGTATTGAGTTACGATCGGCTTGATTTGTTGCTGGGACTTTGTATCGCCATAGTTATCACATTTATGCTGAAGAATTTGTTTTTCTACCTGCAAGGATATTTTATGGCGACTGTTGATCAGGGAATTACACGGCGGCTGCGCGATAAACTTTACGCTCATCTCCACCAGCTCTCGATGAGTTTCTTCAATAATGAAAGAAAAGGAAATCTGATCTCTACCATCGTGAACGATGTACGGGTTGTGCAGGAATCGCTCTCGGTTGGCGTAAACGGCGCGTTCCGCGACCCACCTCAAATAATTATGTTCGTTCTAGTCTTATTCTTTTTCGATTGGTCTCTAACTCTTTTTATTTGTGTGCTGTTACCGGTAACAGGATTTCTAATTACACGACTGGGAGATATGTTGAAACGTGAGAGTAAAGCAGCTCAGGAAAGAATGGCAGATGTCATTTCGGTTCTTTCTGAAACATTATCGAATGTCCGTGTAGTGAAAGCGTTCAGGATGGAGGAATTCGAGATAAATAAATTCAAAAACCATACACAGAAATATTTCCAAACGATGCGCGGTATACAACGGCGCAAAAACCTTGCGAGTCCTCTAACGGAATTTCTCGGTGCCATAACAATTGCCATAATCCTTTGGTTCATAGGTAAAAACGTCGTTCAAGGTACAACCCCGATGACACCGGGTGCATTGCTGCTATTCGTAGGGATAATCGTACAAATGTTGCCGTCTCTTAAATCGTTCGGGCTTGTATTCAACAGTGTCCAGGAAGGCAGCGCGGCGGCAAACAGGGTGCTAACAGTGCTCGATATCAAGCCGAATATTTATGACAAGAAAGATGCTGCAACTTTGTCTGGGTTTAAAAATAAAATCGAATTTAAAAATGTTTCGTTCCAATATGAAACCGGTGACATTGTTCTGAAGAGAATAAATTGTGAAATAAATGCGGGGGAAACTGTTGCGATTGTTGGTCCGAGCGGGGCGGGTAAATCAACACTTGTCGATTTAATCCCAAGATTTTATGATGTCAGCGATGGAAGTGTAACAATTGATGGAATGGATGTGCGAAGCATTACTATGGATTCACTCCGTTCGCTTATGGGCATTGTTACGCAGGAAACAATTCTTTTTAATGATACCGTTCGGAATAATATTGCGTATGGTCATCAGGAAGTTGAGTTTGATAAAATTGTTGCCGCAGCCAAAGTAGCAAATGCTCACGATTTTATATCATCACTTCCCGAGGGTTACGATACTGTTATTGGTGATCGAGGCGTAAAAATATCCGGTGGCGAACGTCAGCGTATATCGCTTGCAAGGGCAATTTTAAAAAATCCACCCATACTTATTCTAGACGAAGCAACTTCGGCTCTCGATACGGAAAATGAAATTCTCGTTCAGCAGGCGATTGAACGGTTGATGGAAGGTCGAACGTCTATTGTCATCGCTCACAGACTATCTACGGTCCAGCGTGCCGATAAAATAATAGTTCTTGAGGATGGTAAAATTGTTGAAATTGGGAAACATTCAGAACTACTCGCTCAATCCGATAGCTTATACAAAAAATTGCACGAGCTTCAATTTCAAATTTAA
- a CDS encoding S9 family peptidase produces MKIVKWLSFVLIGILIYSVQFNAQSATEEKSTEKLINSKFESLDHRLDQIEKAIDDIQWNGKVGDVADIDKVFIVGPPPAHVKNPTAMGVKNPLKFWTYIFFPKNLDRKKEYPLIILPHGGVHANFTTYHTHIIRELMAQGYVVAAPEYRGSTGYGSGFYKQIDYGGLEVDDNNACRDYMVDTYRFIDKDRVGIMGWSHGGLIALMDIFQNPDDYKVAFTGVPVSDLVARMGYYDDEYREQFSAEYHIGKTANENVEEYRKRSPVNYAEKLKTPLLIHTNTNDDDVNVLEVEHLIRALKAAGKKFDYEIFKDAPGGHSFDRIDTKLAKQIRVKIYKFIGEYLKPPDQIESVEELEKAGYK; encoded by the coding sequence ATGAAGATAGTAAAATGGTTGTCTTTTGTTTTGATCGGTATTCTTATTTACTCTGTGCAATTTAATGCACAGAGTGCAACCGAAGAAAAGTCGACTGAAAAATTAATCAACAGTAAATTTGAATCGCTCGATCACCGTCTTGATCAGATAGAAAAAGCTATCGATGATATTCAATGGAACGGTAAGGTGGGTGATGTCGCAGATATCGATAAGGTTTTTATAGTTGGTCCACCACCTGCTCATGTTAAAAATCCTACAGCCATGGGTGTAAAAAATCCGTTAAAATTTTGGACGTACATTTTTTTTCCTAAAAACCTGGATCGTAAAAAAGAGTATCCCCTTATTATTTTACCTCACGGCGGTGTTCACGCGAATTTCACCACATATCATACTCATATCATCCGTGAATTGATGGCTCAGGGTTATGTTGTTGCCGCGCCGGAATATCGAGGAAGCACCGGCTATGGCAGCGGATTTTATAAACAAATCGATTATGGCGGATTAGAGGTGGATGATAATAATGCCTGCCGCGATTATATGGTGGATACTTATCGCTTCATCGATAAAGATAGAGTGGGAATCATGGGGTGGAGCCACGGCGGCTTGATTGCTCTTATGGATATTTTTCAGAATCCTGATGATTATAAAGTCGCGTTCACGGGTGTTCCCGTTAGTGATCTCGTTGCACGGATGGGATATTATGATGATGAGTACCGCGAACAATTTTCAGCCGAATACCATATTGGAAAAACAGCGAATGAAAATGTCGAAGAATATCGAAAGCGTTCTCCCGTTAATTATGCCGAGAAATTAAAAACTCCGTTACTTATCCATACAAATACGAATGATGATGATGTGAATGTTTTAGAAGTCGAACATCTCATCAGGGCTTTGAAAGCCGCCGGTAAAAAATTTGATTACGAAATTTTTAAAGATGCACCCGGTGGACATAGCTTCGACCGCATCGATACGAAGCTTGCCAAACAGATACGCGTTAAAATTTATAAGTTCATAGGTGAATATCTCAAACCTCCAGATCAGATTGAATCGGTTGAGGAGTTGGAAAAAGCAGGATATAAGTAA
- a CDS encoding glycosyltransferase family 39 protein — MKENLIDRFNRNPLTFLLLFGLLIRLIAAFFSKGFLTLDDHFNFVVDADMISRGFPLPHDYKDSPLYPYFGAIMMMLGRALGNSSPDIEMLTIRLVQGILSLLVIYFVYKILESKTDKIQASIGGLMATSLFIIPIMAVHQFEEALCQIPVLVSIWIIRKQEEQNSFNPISITVAGILMGTAMILRFPMISFVGIFTLGLLFQKSRRRYFSAFLIGVLLIASAQAVINIFINGEFGYSYYRNFGWIFSNPNDLFHTSGYPAGPPWRYLLTLTAIFIPPFSILFLYSTFRGGRTFSLLGISTLSFFIAHSIIANKQERFLLPIIPVLIILGVAGMSKIKEWFMKKNLLKFYRGLWIYFWILNSILLTLTLFHYGKKDRIEPFVFIQSQHNATGIIIVQYDYEFLVPSYYLGNPTLPLFWFFERKNFNEEFQEVTVSKATINYIVFYGDSIEQDRITFEKAFGKRLTLEKEISPSLGDWIAHYFNPKYNRIKTASVFSLR, encoded by the coding sequence TTGAAGGAAAATTTGATAGATAGATTTAATCGAAATCCGCTTACATTTTTATTATTGTTCGGATTATTGATAAGACTTATCGCTGCATTTTTCAGTAAAGGATTCCTCACGCTCGACGATCATTTTAACTTTGTCGTCGATGCTGACATGATTTCGCGGGGGTTCCCATTACCTCATGATTACAAAGATTCTCCTTTATATCCTTATTTTGGAGCAATAATGATGATGTTAGGGAGAGCACTTGGTAACAGTTCACCTGATATTGAGATGTTGACCATCCGACTTGTTCAAGGTATCCTTTCTCTGCTCGTGATATATTTCGTCTATAAAATTTTAGAATCTAAAACCGATAAAATCCAGGCATCTATCGGTGGTTTGATGGCAACATCCTTATTCATCATCCCAATCATGGCAGTTCACCAATTTGAAGAAGCACTGTGCCAAATACCTGTTCTCGTGTCGATATGGATTATCCGGAAACAAGAAGAACAAAATTCATTTAATCCCATCTCAATAACCGTTGCCGGAATCTTGATGGGAACAGCGATGATACTTCGTTTCCCGATGATTTCGTTTGTCGGGATTTTTACACTCGGTTTATTGTTTCAGAAAAGCAGGAGACGATATTTTTCCGCGTTTTTAATTGGAGTCCTGCTCATCGCTTCTGCTCAGGCAGTCATAAATATTTTTATCAATGGAGAATTTGGTTACTCGTATTATAGAAATTTCGGTTGGATATTCAGTAATCCGAACGATTTATTTCATACATCAGGTTATCCGGCCGGTCCACCATGGCGTTATTTGCTAACTCTGACTGCAATCTTCATCCCACCATTTTCAATTCTTTTTCTTTATTCGACATTCAGAGGAGGAAGAACATTTTCATTGCTCGGTATTTCAACGTTATCATTCTTTATCGCGCATAGTATTATCGCAAACAAGCAAGAACGCTTTCTCCTTCCTATCATTCCGGTTTTGATCATTCTAGGTGTAGCCGGTATGTCAAAAATAAAAGAATGGTTCATGAAAAAGAATTTACTAAAATTTTATCGGGGATTATGGATTTATTTCTGGATACTGAATTCAATACTGCTCACATTGACTTTATTTCATTACGGGAAGAAAGACCGGATCGAACCGTTCGTATTTATCCAATCACAACATAATGCAACCGGAATTATAATCGTTCAATACGATTATGAGTTTCTCGTCCCCTCTTATTATCTTGGCAACCCAACTCTACCGTTATTCTGGTTTTTTGAGCGAAAGAATTTCAATGAAGAATTTCAGGAAGTCACTGTTTCAAAAGCGACAATTAATTATATCGTCTTTTACGGGGATTCAATCGAGCAAGACAGAATTACATTTGAAAAAGCATTCGGCAAACGGTTGACATTAGAAAAAGAAATATCTCCGAGCTTGGGAGACTGGATTGCGCACTACTTCAATCCGAAATACAACAGGATTAAAACAGCATCGGTATTTTCTCTCCGATAA
- the sppA gene encoding signal peptide peptidase SppA has protein sequence MKYIFYILSILVLYVPLVHSQSSSPNYHSQTDLSLTSPGALKFGLYGYDNPALLSYLHQPDILFMWNDEGKKWNNFNRWGLFTGVPNAGFGLIHHRINVNEITNYKLSLAAGDKNASFGLAYGWSTGDKNYFNRSNLVTIGTLFRPIRHASLGIVGTLPTTGDHRSIYLDLAIRPLGNELATIFGDFAIEKYQSFNAGATWSVGTAIEPLSGIRLTGRYFDSKSFTIGFQFSLGNIGLLTQSSYDRDKKYSSQTYGIRIGAFDRTVFGTKIISEKKYVEFNLNGPVRYQRYKWFDKSNTLSGLLSSIKAAKDDPAINGIAINTSGISADREMLWEIREQLKEFKSVGKHVVIFIDRPNIDIYHFASVANKIILDPAGTIMLEGYLMGRTYLKGTLEKLGIGYDEWRFFKYKSAVENLARDKMSEADREQRQKIVDDYYRLAKSDICESRKMQPDKFDELVNDVTMFLPDEAIKEGLTDTIARWEAVPEMIKKLEGEEGSVVGAGSLKKFQLPQDNYWGERPKIAIVYALGACAMDEGINARSLSKVVEAVANDTRVKGVVLRVDSPGGDAMASDYVAEAIRKCKEKKPVIVSQGFVAASGGYWLSMYADTIVAAPNTITGSIGVIGGWAYNKGIKDTLGMTTDHVKAGKHADLGFGFTLPFLGIGIPDRNLTPEEFGKMENMIRSFYKEFVTKVASGRKKKFEDIESIAQGRVWSGYDGKENGLVDVLGGLQKAVQIAKERANICPEQEVDIIELPEKGLFDLSQFMPKLLPFNVQDDPVLQHLKFRLEHNGQPMPIMPIDEIELNYNKY, from the coding sequence ATGAAATATATATTTTATATTCTATCAATTCTAGTCTTGTACGTTCCTCTTGTTCACTCACAATCTTCTTCTCCTAACTATCATTCTCAAACCGATTTATCCCTAACTTCTCCGGGCGCATTAAAATTTGGTCTTTACGGCTACGATAATCCGGCGCTTTTGTCATATCTGCATCAACCTGATATTTTATTTATGTGGAACGATGAAGGTAAAAAATGGAACAACTTCAATCGTTGGGGACTATTTACCGGCGTTCCGAATGCAGGTTTCGGACTGATTCATCATCGCATCAATGTTAATGAAATAACTAATTACAAATTATCCCTCGCGGCGGGAGATAAAAACGCGAGCTTCGGTCTTGCTTACGGATGGTCGACCGGTGATAAGAATTATTTTAATCGGTCAAATTTAGTAACGATAGGAACACTATTTCGACCAATCCGTCATGCCTCGCTGGGAATTGTTGGAACTTTACCGACAACAGGTGACCATAGAAGTATTTATCTTGATCTTGCCATCCGTCCGTTAGGAAATGAATTGGCAACCATATTCGGCGATTTTGCCATCGAAAAATATCAAAGCTTTAATGCCGGTGCCACGTGGAGTGTTGGAACAGCGATTGAACCACTTTCCGGAATCAGATTAACTGGAAGATATTTCGATTCCAAATCTTTCACCATCGGTTTTCAATTCAGTCTCGGCAATATCGGATTGTTAACACAATCATCTTATGACAGAGATAAAAAATATTCATCTCAAACTTATGGTATAAGAATTGGCGCCTTCGATCGGACTGTATTTGGAACAAAGATAATCTCCGAAAAAAAATATGTTGAATTCAATCTGAATGGACCGGTAAGATATCAACGGTATAAATGGTTTGATAAATCGAATACCCTTTCGGGTTTACTCTCTTCCATCAAAGCTGCAAAAGATGATCCGGCGATCAATGGGATCGCGATCAACACATCCGGGATTTCGGCTGATCGTGAGATGCTGTGGGAAATACGTGAGCAACTGAAAGAATTTAAATCGGTTGGTAAACATGTGGTGATATTTATTGACCGACCCAACATTGATATTTATCATTTCGCATCTGTTGCCAATAAAATTATTCTTGATCCGGCCGGAACAATTATGCTGGAAGGCTATCTTATGGGTAGAACCTATCTTAAAGGTACTTTGGAAAAATTAGGTATCGGATATGATGAATGGAGATTTTTCAAATATAAATCGGCGGTTGAAAATCTTGCGCGGGATAAAATGTCGGAAGCCGATCGTGAACAACGGCAGAAAATTGTTGATGATTATTATCGATTGGCTAAATCGGATATTTGTGAGAGCAGGAAGATGCAACCGGATAAATTCGATGAACTTGTAAACGATGTAACGATGTTTTTACCGGATGAAGCGATAAAGGAGGGCCTAACCGACACAATAGCTCGTTGGGAAGCAGTTCCGGAAATGATTAAGAAACTTGAAGGAGAAGAAGGATCGGTTGTGGGTGCGGGGTCATTGAAAAAATTTCAGTTACCTCAGGATAATTATTGGGGAGAAAGACCGAAGATAGCAATTGTATATGCCCTCGGCGCATGCGCAATGGATGAAGGAATAAACGCACGGTCATTATCAAAAGTAGTGGAAGCTGTCGCAAACGATACAAGAGTTAAGGGAGTTGTTCTCAGGGTAGATTCTCCGGGTGGAGATGCGATGGCTTCGGATTATGTAGCTGAAGCGATAAGAAAATGTAAAGAAAAAAAGCCTGTAATCGTTTCTCAGGGATTCGTCGCGGCATCGGGTGGCTACTGGCTTTCGATGTATGCTGATACAATTGTAGCCGCTCCGAATACGATAACAGGTTCAATCGGTGTAATTGGAGGATGGGCGTACAATAAAGGAATTAAAGATACACTTGGTATGACGACTGATCATGTTAAAGCTGGTAAACATGCCGATTTGGGTTTTGGATTTACACTTCCTTTTCTCGGAATTGGAATTCCGGATCGTAATTTAACTCCGGAAGAATTTGGCAAGATGGAAAATATGATTAGATCTTTTTATAAAGAATTTGTAACCAAGGTTGCATCAGGTAGGAAGAAAAAATTTGAAGATATTGAATCGATTGCTCAAGGAAGAGTTTGGTCGGGTTATGACGGAAAAGAAAACGGCTTGGTTGATGTTCTGGGTGGACTTCAAAAAGCTGTTCAGATCGCAAAAGAAAGGGCGAATATTTGTCCGGAGCAGGAAGTTGATATAATCGAATTACCTGAAAAAGGATTGTTCGACCTCAGTCAGTTCATGCCGAAGTTGTTGCCGTTCAACGTTCAAGATGATCCGGTGCTTCAGCATCTAAAATTTAGATTGGAACATAATGGTCAGCCGATGCCGATTATGCCGATCGATGAGATAGAATTAAATTATAATAAATATTAA
- a CDS encoding aspartate 1-decarboxylase yields the protein MRIFLKSKIHNATVTSANLKYVGSITIDPALMEKADISEFEKVLVVDNNNGNRLETYVIKGKKNSGKICMNGAAAHLIKKGDEIIIMTFQMSKKPIKPRIIIVDKKNKFIRYTKEELNKLKSSGC from the coding sequence ATGCGAATATTTCTAAAATCAAAAATACATAATGCTACCGTTACATCGGCAAATTTGAAATATGTCGGCTCAATAACTATTGATCCGGCACTCATGGAGAAAGCAGATATTTCGGAGTTTGAAAAAGTTCTTGTAGTAGACAATAATAACGGTAATCGACTTGAGACTTACGTTATTAAAGGGAAGAAGAATTCCGGTAAAATTTGCATGAACGGCGCGGCGGCTCATCTTATAAAAAAGGGAGATGAGATTATCATAATGACATTCCAGATGTCGAAAAAACCGATCAAACCGAGAATCATTATCGTTGATAAGAAGAATAAATTTATTCGGTACACGAAAGAAGAATTGAATAAATTAAAAAGCTCAGGATGTTAA